The genomic window aataagaatagaCATTGAAGTAActgctttgttttgttctcttAACTGGGTTGAGTGACCATCCCTTTAGGAAAAGTACTGAAGGCTGTGATGAATAGAGGATAAATGCTATAAATATAATGCTCTCATGACTCATTTTCAAAGTTTCACAgtaatatattaatatacatttatcatataaacaaaaatttttattctaGAATGTTTTGATTTCTTGGTTTACTTTCTGGACTAGAAAAAGAATATGTTTCTAATACCAGAatgtttaaattttctaaaatttatgaCATCTATattagtatttcttttaaagatttatttatttatttaaagtcagagttacagagagagaaagagcaagagatcttccatttgctgattcatgcCTAAGCTGGCCCAACTGCCAAGGCTGagccctgccaaagccaggagccaggagcttcacccgggtctcccacatgggtagtagggtcCCAAATGaaacatcttccactgttttcctcagACCACTAACAGGGatttggatcaaaagtggaacagccaggacatgaactgacctgaatatgggatgccaacattgtaggcagtacctttactcgctacgccacaatgTCACCCTCTATGGCACATTATAAGGGGcactaattttctttctttgagttCATTTAACTTTGGCCTAGATTTAAATTTAATATcttcttataatttatttctgtatatgCATTATATGGACTACATATATCCAATATGTATAGATTAATCCATTTTAGATATGAGTGAGAAATGAGAACTACTTTAAAACATTTACCATACTTTGAAGTGATCAtgaaattgtatttaaaattaataaatttcatggaaatttcaGTGAGATACTGGTAAAATTGTCTATAGAACTTAAAAAAGTTATTACTATGCTAAATCTTCAAAAAGGAGTCATTAATCTCGATATTTCTTAACCATAAATCTGTATTAGAATTAtgcagagaatttaaaaataataaaaatgccaaTACATAGACCCTATCCAAATGATAAGCCATGAGGACTCATAAATAGGTATTTTACAAGTTTTCTTACATGATTCTAACATAGAATCAGAGTTCAAAACCTTACTATATACTACAagattaacttttttaaattttttttttattttttgacaggcagagtggacagtgagagagagacagagaggaaggtcttcctttttccattggttcaccccacaatggccgcgctgatccgaagccaggagtcaggtgcttctcctggtctcccatgcgggtgcagggcccaagcacttgggccatcctccactgcactcctgggccacagcagagagctggacaggaagaggagcaagcaggacagaatcgggcaccccgaccgggactagaacctggtgtgccggcgccacaggtggaggattagcctattgagccgtggcgccagccaagattaACTTTTATAAAAAGGATCTATCTCTTAAAAACAGAAAGCTCATTTTAGAATCACAGAGCTTTTAGGAGCCACATTTAAGAGCAGTGGCTATTTCAGGAAAAAATCCAgaatttttcttgcttttatgaAACCTTCAAGAAACTCCCTACTCTAAGTGGGGTAGCAAAATTATTGATaattaataacaaaattattttctaagcTGTAACTGTGAATAGCATAATCAGATATTGTTCCTTTAGGAGTTAAGGCAAACAAATTTTACTATAACTTTTTGTTACCCTCCTACTTTTTGCACTGGAGACTGTTGCAaggatataaattatttatttatccacaTTCTATGTAATCATATTACTCTATTTTGCATGCCAAGGAAAATTGGATGGATTTAAAAacagtgttccttttttttttcccagaaattttGTGATGAAGTTAATCGAATAACCAACTCTGAAACCCTCTCAAGTATAGACAGTCTAGAGGTTGGAGAACGTGAAGATATATATTTAACACTTAATAAGGAATCTTCTACATCAATCCAGCCAAATTCTCTTTCCCTTGGATCTGCAAATCTACAATCAGCTAATCCAAGTTGCTTTGTTGAAGATAAACTGTCATTCTCCAAGACTCAACATATAAATAATTGGCTAACAAATTTAGATGCTCCAACTACTCATGCTGCTGCACCTTTCTCAGATATTTTAAGTAAATCTAATGTACCTTCCTGGGAACACTTAATTAGtaaaaaacaaagcccatctaCTTTCAGTACAACCATGGAAAGAGCCACAAGTACTGCAAATAATTCAGTGGCCTTTGTGTATAGTCCACCTGTATTTGAAGCggataaaaaaagaggaaactccTCTGAAACAAGCACTAGGAGCACAACTGACTGCACTTCTGAAGCATTCAAAAATGAGAAGCCATTAGTTACCGAGAGCCCAACATTTAGATTCAGTAAAGCCTGGACTGCTCCAGATTATGTAGCCCAGGAAGTGGCTACATTTTCAGACCAACAGAAGCATTCTGAAGAAACTCAAACAAATAGAACTACTTCAGTTCCTACTTCATTTCTATCAGCTACAACACCTTTAGTTTTGCCATCTAATACACAATCAGCTAGGCCTTTAGCAAAGAGTGGTATACACGTAAAAGAAATAAACCCAGTGCAGTGTTCTGATAAGTTAGATGAATTGAAAGATGTTAAagatgaaaagataaaatattttaactgtaaTAAGGAAGAGTTGCCTTTATTTTCtagtttaaaagataaaaaacaaagagCATCTGAAACATTAACATCATTGTCTAATATAATTTCTAATTATGATTTAGTTGGCCaacacaagaaaatgaaatataacatTCATGAGAGAAACGGTGTGAGGTTTCTTAAgagtattttaaagaaagaatctaAATATGAACATGATTATCTTAAGACAATTATTATAAATCAGGGCTTTACATTTGGAAATCAAAAAGCATCAGCTATCAGAGATAGTATtgaattaacaaaacaaaaagggaaagGTACAGAAATCCCAAAGACAATTAAAAAACTGAGGTGGTTTGATGAAACTAGCAATATAGAAAACAATGCTGAGGATAGTCATTCCCTGAAAAACAGAACAGGAATAACTCAACAGTGGTCTCCAGAATTCCATACTGAAAGTGATGCTGACAGCAACATAATTAGTATTCCTGCTTGTGCTGTAAATTCAGATGATAGAAAGAAGTCCAAGGATATTTCCGTCTCTGACAATGCCACTTCTTTAGGAAGACATGGAACAGATCATGTGCCCTTGAATTGTTTTCTACCTTCAGGTTATAATCTTGCTAAACAAGCCTGGTCAGCCTCAGCTAAAGAAGAAAGTAATATCCCTGTACATATTAGTGATTCTAAAACTCAGAAAGATGATCCACAAAGAGGTGGAGCAAAAGTAATCAGAAGAGCAGGATCTGCCAAAGTCCAACCAGGCTGTATATATACAAACAGAAAAGGCACTGTCATTCAGCCACCCTCTGCAAGCAAAGCCAAAACATTTATACAAACTCAGGGTAAACTAATGATACCTCATCCTCCTCCTAAACCTACTTCAAATATCAGAAgtggtaaaaataaacaaatgtctcACTGTCAATCAGTAATGCCTGAAAATTCTCAAAACATTATTGGATATAACTGTTTTAATTCAACACATTTGCTTCCAAAAGAACCTAATTTGAATCAGTGGAATCAAAAACGTAGTCCTCTGCTCTCAGATGCTTGTTCTGACCTAGTCACTGTGATACCGTCTCTACCATCTTACTATTCTTCTGAGTGCCATACTTTACCAAAAACAAACCATTCAAATGGCGCTCAAATGATTGCCCAGCAAGATGGGACATTATATTGCAGTCAAAACAGTCCTGTTTCTGAAGAAAGTTACCAGTCTGTGACTCTAAAAACTATGGAGGAAGAGTCAGTTCTCTTGTGGAAAAGAGGGAATAATACTCTGCATCAAAATGAGAGGCCCACTGGTAAGGataaatttatatctttttatgGATAAAATGTGgaactttttaaattcatgtgaAATGTTTATTATTGTGGTATGGCAATATGCACTGTTTAGAAATTAATATTAAATCATAAATTAGTCTTATAGAAATAACTCCTTTAGTATTGTAACTTTGTCTAATAGCTAAAGCTTTTAAGAGAATGATCTAAATTGTGCTCACCTAAAATCTGAAACTTTGGCCAGCttcccttttttttccccatgactttttctttttaatttaaaaagggaaGACAAGGAAAAGGATGTGATTCTTGCCCTAAATTACTCTGTTTCTACCATTACAGTCAAATTTTCTATCAAGGGGAAGAGTGAAAAATATTGCTTAAGTtatcctaaaaagacaaataatcatggttatattatatattatttttctttaaaatttttctaaaattgaatTGCCATAAGCTCATATATACCTAATCCTCCCATCGTGGGTCCAAAAGTAAGGCCACTGTGCTCTTATGTGCTtatacaagaatacttcaaactGCAGTAGAAAAAATAATGTTATCCTTGGTGCAATGCagatttgaaatccacacatagtttttcataatatgccttttgcatgaactttctgaagatttcatatatttattttcacatgGGAAAGAAAATTAAGCCAttgctttcaaacttttgaaaaataattatctaTAAAATGCCCATGCCCTTACTAGCTGATTAGTTTCGTATGAAACTACTTTCTGCCTCTGAGGGAATGGACCAAAAACCCATAAATTTTCCTGCCAGTAGACATTCATTGCTTATTGAGAAATAGTtttggtgggggcggggaggtaAAAATGCAACTCTTCTTTTTCcaacagtataaataaaaattaacatataaagagaaaatttaataTTCAAAGTGTTCTTCAGTTAGACTATGAGCTTTTAAGGACAAGGACCGTTTTCTTTATAATTCATCATTTTATCCAAGTCCTAACAATGCCTGGTACTTTGTAGGCACTCAGACTTTTCTTGCATTAGATGGACACAAGCCACTTTAGCAGCTGCAAAGCTAAATGCAAAGACTATAATCTAAAAATCTTAAGTACTTCTCTATAAaagtcaagattttatttatgtatatatttttaaaatttttagagagacagagagctgctatccactgattcattcccagtgtctgcaatggctagagctaagccAGGGCCAGAGACAGGAACTAAGAACACAATCCAGTTCTCATGCATGGATGCAAGAATCCAATTATTTAAACCatccctgctgcctttcagggtctgccagagacagaaaacaaacCCAGACttcccaatgtgggatgcaggcatcttaaccactaggccagatgtCCACTCCTAGATTTTATGTTTTCTGTCACTGAAATTTAATTCTCTGCTTAtccaatcatttcacaatgtaacttttcaatttttatcGGTATTTTGAAGAAATAGGATAATCATGCAACTTGATCTAGAATATATAACCACAGTTACctttttttagtttcttctctGTATCAGTCATAGAGCTAGGTAATTTCACTTCTTATCTCACTTAAAACATATAATAACCCTgaggaataaatttttaaaaaccatgctttacaaaaaaggaaacagaattgtCTCCCATCAATATGGTAGAATTGGTATTTAAATTTCTAATATTCCAATGTCTTGTGCTTTTCCTACTAAAGCTGAATAATAACATTATTATCAAGTAAATATGTATCAGACTCTGAGATAATCacaaaaatatgcataaaatgGGTAGTTTACTAAGATTCCCTCATTCTCTGATAAGACTGGAATATAGTTCATCTGGAGAAAGCAGTATCTTTTTGATATTTACAAGGGAGTATGTCTTCTTCGTGATATAAGGGATGCTGGAACATGTAATGAATTTCATCATCTTTagccatatttttaaagagataaaaattCTCTCTATCAGAACTCTCTAGGAAAAACCCTATTCCCATGAGACCCAAATCTTTCAACTATATCACATCCTATATCAAGGTCTCAAATCGTTCCCTCCTAAAAGATGAATTTACAGTCAGGTTCAGTCATCATAATGAAGCATTCATGTGGGTAAACAGCCAATACCTTGACGTTTCTCAGTCTTCTTTCATCTGTAATGATTTTCTGTACCACTCTATCAATTTTACTTTCCCTTGGTCATATTATGGACCTTGTCAATATCCATAACTACCTCTTCTAAAATCAGTAACTCAATTACTTCTTCCTCTTAGATTATAGTCTTTTATTCTTTCTACTTTTATTCTAATTCATCAACTCTGTTTTCTACTCCTTATTCAACTTAGATTAATGGCCTATCATTTCCATAATACTTTTGCCAAAACTGCCTAAACTCCCTGACCTTGGTCTCTTTTGTCACACCAATCAGGCAGTCCTCCCTCCCTGGATtgaaaaagggggtggggaagggaatgAAAAAGTTATTATCCACTTTTTCTCTACCTGATCTAAGGAGCAGAAAAAATTCATACAGTAGTTGAGCATATTGATTATGCTGTAGATTCATGATCTGATGATCAGCATTACCAATTAATCTtatttttcaggtgaattcacCCTATTTTTTGCAATAATTATTGCAAGTATTTATCTTCCCAAATATCTAATATCCCCACTGCTTCTACATCATATATTTTCACCTACTTATTTTTCCCAGATCATGTATCAATGGGAATAATGtccaaaaatgagaataaattttaGTAAGAatgctttaataaatataaatgtgaataaaatttaatttaaaatcatgCAAAACTATATTTTTGAGCTTATGGATAAACCCTAAATAATAATCTATGGATAATAGAATGTAGCAGAAATCATAATGACAAACATCAGACTCAGAATAGTGACTATATCTGGTGAGAGAAGAATAGAATCTATGATGGAGTAGGACCTAGGgttaaagaatatatttatttaaataaataaatataataaatttctttaaataaataaataaatttgataaaGAATATCATCCACTTAATatactaaaacaaagtaaatctttaagaacaagttttactataaacgctcataatacaactcattgaggacagatgtcctgcatggggagttagtgcacagtgactcctgttgttaatttaacaattaacagtcttatgtatgacttcagtgatcaccctaggctcttgacatgagctgccaaggcaatggaagccttttggatccacaaactccgtcaggatttagacaaggccataagtaaagtggaagctctgtcctcccttcaaagtacctccctctttgatgaccacttttttccactggggtttcacccACAGTGGTCCTTCATGAAGgacaatttttgccacagtgtcttggctttccatgcttgaaatgctccagtgggcttttcagcaagacaagaatgccttaatggctgattttgaagtcagagtgctacttcaagtgattgtctttctatgagtctgctctatggactgcttcccatgttggagcattcatgcctttttaattctgtctgttgttattaccaaacacttaatcctatttgtatgatcactttaacaatcttatccctatgatcactttaacacataaaatacttttttataaaCCACCCCTGCCTCACTTATAGGGATTTAGCAtcacatggcaagtttttaaactgtacacttagaaataagtccataggaatgtatgcaaaactatccaactttacagttacaaacttcatatatttcataattacaacttttaGGAATGTGATGATTCTTTCCATGgtgcccactctcccacccacactcccagccccctccctactccttcttattcccactcttattttttactaagatgtattttcaattaacgttatacacatatgattaactctatgttaagtaaagagttcaacaaatagtattaaaaaaaactgttcctcaacagtccagacaagggatGTTCAGAGCCATTacttcttaaaatgtcaatttcagttcTACAGATTGccctttaggtgctctattaggtgtcacagatcaggaagaacaaatggtatttgttcctttgagactggcttatttcactaagtatgatgtttacAAGTttcgtccattttgttgcaactgGCCGGatatcattgtttttcttttttatttttaccgctgtgtagtattccatggagtacttatcccataatttctttaaccagtcttcagttgatgggcattttagttgatttcatgtcttagctattatgaattgagctgcaataaaaatgggaggtacaagcagaaggaacaggccatcaaggagagaggcgcctttctctgaagggaggaaggaacctccactgtgatacagccttgactaaacaagttcagagtcagtgaactcaaggggcttccatagcctagacagctcatagcaagagtctcgggtgattgctgatatcataaataagagtgccaattgttaaatcaacaacaggagtcactgggtacatgttccccatgtaggatctctgtccttaatgtgttctactatgaaacttaaaaaacaacactactagtcgaacaataccctataccttgtgcagttgtgtgagggcagcctgttgaaatccttgcttagtatatactaagttgatcttcagtatatgaaggtaattgaaaatgaaacttgatgaagggtgggatgggagagggagtaggagaggggagggccacgggagggagggaggttggggggggagccacaacaatacaaaagttgcactttgtaaattcacatttattaaataaaaaataaaataactatataacaaataaaaaagaaaaagaaaaaaaagaacttaatactttacccttttagaattttttatgttctacttaaaactattggttgaactctgtaattaatacacaattactcttaggtgttttaattaatgctataactagtactcaaatagtattttacactttgtgtttctgtgtgggtgcaaactgttgaaatctttacttaatatatgctaaatttatcttctgtatataaagataattgaaaatgaatcttgatgtgaatggaaggggagagggagtgggagaggggagtgttgtgggtgggagggaagttatggggggggaagctattgtaatccataagctgtactttggaaatttatgttcattaaataaaataaaatataaaaaagggagGTACAaataaccctttcatatgctaatttcatttcctttagataaattcccagaaatagaatggttgggtcatatgttaagtttatattcagatttctgagaaatctccatattgtcttccataatggctttaccagtttaccaccaacagtggattagggtactcttTCTCCCACATCCCCACCAGAATTtgatgttgatttctgtatgaaagccattctaacggggatgaggtgaaatctcattgtgattttgatttgcatttccctggtggctagtgatcctgaggattttttcatgtgtttgttggcgatttggttttccattttgaaaaatgcctatttaagtcctttgcccatttcttaaccgagttgtttgttttgctgttgtggagtttcttgatctctttatatattctggttattaatcctttattggttatATAGTTTACCAataacttctcccattctgttggttgctttttcactttgctgagtatttcttttgcagtacagaagcttctcaatttgatgtaatcccatatgtcaattttggctttcattgactgtgcttctggggtcttttccaagaactcattgcctgtgccaatgtttcacagggtttccccagtgctctctaataattttatgacaTCGGgccatagatttatgtctttaatccagtttaagtggatttttgtgtaaggtgtaaggtaggggtcttgcttcatattctgcatgtggaaaccaGGTTTTCCCAGCAAcacttgttgaagagaatatCCTTGATCCAGGAGTTGATTTTAGCTCCTAgatcaaagataagttagttgtagatgcttgagatgatttctggtgtttctattctgttccattgttctgtccatcagtttttgtaccagtaccaggctgttttgattctaactaccctgtagtatgtcttgaaatctgatattatgatgcctctggctttgatttttgttgtataagattggcTTAGCTAATTGAAATCTCTtatgttttcatataaatttcagcatcattttttctatatctgagaagaatgtctttagtattttgattggtatcacattgaatctataaatttctttcagtagtatggacatttcaatgatattaattcttccaatccataaatatggaagattttcctatttgtatcttcttctatttcttttttaatgttttgtaattctcttcatagagatctttgacatccttagttaaatttggtccaaggtatttgatttttttggtagctgttgtgaatgggattgatcttagaagttccttatcagccatagcattgtctgtgcatacaaaggctgttgatttttgtgtgttgaatttATATCCTACTATTTTACCTAACTCTTCTaagagttccaataatctcttagtagaatcttttggatccactatatgtaggatcatgtcatctgcaaatagggagagtttgactttctctttcccaatttatatccctttgatttctccttcttgcttaatggctctgactaaaactttcaggactgtattgaatagcactggtgagagtgggcatccttatctggttctgaatctcagtggggatgcttccaacttttccccattcaatagaatgctggccgTATGTTTATCATAAatagcctttattgtgttgagaaatattctttctatacccaatttgcttagagttttcattatgaaaggatgttatttttttatcaagtgctttccctgcatctattgacataatcatatggtttttgttctttaatttattaacatgatatatcaaatttattgatttgcaaatgttgaaccatccctgcataccaagtaTAAATCCCACTTAGATGGGgggaattatctttctgatgtgttgttggaggattcaattggctagtattttgttgaggatttttgcatctatgttcatcagggaaactggtctgtagttctctttctctgttacatcatttttgggtttaggaattaaggtgatgctggccatTTGTAAGAATTTggaaagattccctccctttcaattgtttttgattagcttgagaagatttggagttagttcttctttaaaggtctggtagaattcagcagtgaagccatctggtcctggacttttctttgttaatagggtctttattactgattcagtttccatcttggttatgggtatgtttaggttttctgtatcttcatggctcattttaggtaaatccatttcttctaggtttcctggtttgttggcatacagctctttgcagtattttctgatgatactttttatttctgtagtgtctgttgttacatttcctttttcatctctgattttatttatttgggtcttctccctctttttttttttttttttttttggttagttgcccCAATGGTATATCGActtagtttattaaaaaaaaaaaaaacagctttttattgcactgatttttttgtttcaattttgcttatttcttctctaatttcaattatttttttcatcttactagttttgaatttggtttgctgttgATATTCTGGGTCTTGAAATgtgttgatagctcatttatttggttcctttcaagtttcttaatgtaggcactgattgctgtGTAcgttcctcttaatactgctttctTTTTATCCCATGCCATAGGTTTTGgcatgatgtattgtcatcttcatttgtttccagaaacttttttatctctcattagattttttttaagatttacttatttacttgaaagtcagagttacacagagggagaaggagaggcagagagagagagagagagagagagagaaagagagatgtcttccatctgctgattcactccccagatagccacaaaggctggagctgcaccaatccgaagccaggagcttcttccaggtctcccacatgggcacaggggcccaaggacttggccatcctctactgccttttcaggccatagcagagagctggatactcgaatctgcacccatatgaaatgccagcactgcaggtggtggctttacctgctacaccacagcaccggccc from Oryctolagus cuniculus chromosome 1, mOryCun1.1, whole genome shotgun sequence includes these protein-coding regions:
- the CEP126 gene encoding centrosomal protein of 126 kDa isoform X2, giving the protein MLTGRPGARNAVPGLGTDSSDTCGRAPLSPQESGGRHRPGAYLDMKIHLEKNLEEERQILLQQQKICRNRARKYFVESNRRKKAFEEKRKEQEEKEYQIREKILQQRKQKFEEVTEKFQRGHIPLSQRRRAVFQKPVPPLEEALKQIQESNLKSELNLPFSHRTTINWKAIDSALPSALSKNDHKYQTHLLSKNDDNKEMKENSRTNLVSKKNVFQLKLEETEKLLKDQHLSSLQKFCDEVNRITNSETLSSIDSLEVGEREDIYLTLNKESSTSIQPNSLSLGSANLQSANPSCFVEDKLSFSKTQHINNWLTNLDAPTTHAAAPFSDILSKSNVPSWEHLISKKQSPSTFSTTMERATSTANNSVAFVYSPPVFEADKKRGNSSETSTRSTTDCTSEAFKNEKPLVTESPTFRFSKAWTAPDYVAQEVATFSDQQKHSEETQTNRTTSVPTSFLSATTPLVLPSNTQSARPLAKSGIHVKEINPVQCSDKLDELKDVKDEKIKYFNCNKEELPLFSSLKDKKQRASETLTSLSNIISNYDLVGQHKKMKYNIHERNGVRFLKSILKKESKYEHDYLKTIIINQGFTFGNQKASAIRDSIELTKQKGKGTEIPKTIKKLRWFDETSNIENNAEDSHSLKNRTGITQQWSPEFHTESDADSNIISIPACAVNSDDRKKSKDISVSDNATSLGRHGTDHVPLNCFLPSGYNLAKQAWSASAKEESNIPVHISDSKTQKDDPQRGGAKVIRRAGSAKVQPGCIYTNRKGTVIQPPSASKAKTFIQTQGKLMIPHPPPKPTSNIRSGKNKQMSHCQSVMPENSQNIIGYNCFNSTHLLPKEPNLNQWNQKRSPLLSDACSDLVTVIPSLPSYYSSECHTLPKTNHSNGAQMIAQQDGTLYCSQNSPVSEESYQSVTLKTMEEESVLLWKRGNNTLHQNERPTDSTVTRRKRIVGNKQRNIFAQKKQNPGSVRQKYSEQINNFGPSVQLVSSEPKQTIRGTSNIDEVSDSTSEFLMAENLVNASVPEDEILALIKSKQREKPSLALNKTQQFNICALSAEEQKILQSLDHLNERLHYLQETMGKHSSIKNTFQIIPFLSSKGKKHLWKRDSCAGL
- the CEP126 gene encoding centrosomal protein of 126 kDa isoform X4; the encoded protein is MLTGRPGARNAVPGLGTDSSDTCGRAPLSPQESGGRHRPGAYLDMKIHLEKNLEEERQILLQQQKICRNRARKYFVESNRRKKAFEEKRKEQEEKEYQIREKILQQRKQKFEEVTEKFQRGHIPLSQRRRAVFQKPVPPLEEALKQIQESNLKSELNLPFSHRTTINWKAIDSALPSALSKNDHKYQTHLLSKNDDNKEMKENSRTNLVSKKNVFQLKLEETEKLLKDQHLSSLQKFCDEVNRITNSETLSSIDSLEVGEREDIYLTLNKESSTSIQPNSLSLGSANLQSANPSCFVEDKLSFSKTQHINNWLTNLDAPTTHAAAPFSDILSKSNVPSWEHLISKKQSPSTFSTTMERATSTANNSVAFVYSPPVFEADKKRGNSSETSTRSTTDCTSEAFKNEKPLVTESPTFRFSKAWTAPDYVAQEVATFSDQQKHSEETQTNRTTSVPTSFLSATTPLVLPSNTQSARPLAKSGIHVKEINPVQCSDKLDELKDVKDEKIKYFNCNKEELPLFSSLKDKKQRASETLTSLSNIISNYDLVGQHKKMKYNIHERNGVRFLKSILKKESKYEHDYLKTIIINQGFTFGNQKASAIRDSIELTKQKGKGTEIPKTIKKLRWFDETSNIENNAEDSHSLKNRTGITQQWSPEFHTESDADSNIISIPACAVNSDDRKKSKDISVSDNATSLGRHGTDHVPLNCFLPSGYNLAKQAWSASAKEESNIPVHISDSKTQKDDPQRGGAKVIRRAGSAKVQPGCIYTNRKGTVIQPPSASKAKTFIQTQGKLMIPHPPPKPTSNIRSGKNKQMSHCQSVMPENSQNIIGYNCFNSTHLLPKEPNLNQWNQKRSPLLSDACSDLVTVIPSLPSYYSSECHTLPKTNHSNGAQMIAQQDGTLYCSQNSPVSEESYQSVTLKTMEEESVLLWKRGNNTLHQNERPTVSDSTSEFLMAENLVNASVPEDEILALIKSKQREKPSLALNKTQQFNICALSAEEQKILQSLDHLNERLHYLQETMGKHSSIKNTFQIIPFLNSQPRASSSPDVGSRLQRKF
- the CEP126 gene encoding centrosomal protein of 126 kDa isoform X5, whose protein sequence is MLTGRPGARNAVPGLGTDSSDTCGRAPLSPQESGGRHRPGAYLDMKIHLEKNLEEERQILLQQQKICRNRARKYFVESNRRKKAFEEKRKEQEEKEYQIREKILQQRKQKFEEVTEKFQRGHIPLSQRRRAVFQKPVPPLEEALKQIQESNLKSELNLPFSHRTTINWKAIDSALPSALSKNDHKYQTHLLSKNDDNKEMKENSRTNLVSKKNVFQLKLEETEKLLKDQHLSSLQKFCDEVNRITNSETLSSIDSLEVGEREDIYLTLNKESSTSIQPNSLSLGSANLQSANPSCFVEDKLSFSKTQHINNWLTNLDAPTTHAAAPFSDILSKSNVPSWEHLISKKQSPSTFSTTMERATSTANNSVAFVYSPPVFEADKKRGNSSETSTRSTTDCTSEAFKNEKPLVTESPTFRFSKAWTAPDYVAQEVATFSDQQKHSEETQTNRTTSVPTSFLSATTPLVLPSNTQSARPLAKSGIHVKEINPVQCSDKLDELKDVKDEKIKYFNCNKEELPLFSSLKDKKQRASETLTSLSNIISNYDLVGQHKKMKYNIHERNGVRFLKSILKKESKYEHDYLKTIIINQGFTFGNQKASAIRDSIELTKQKGKGTEIPKTIKKLRWFDETSNIENNAEDSHSLKNRTGITQQWSPEFHTESDADSNIISIPACAVNSDDRKKSKDISVSDNATSLGRHGTDHVPLNCFLPSGYNLAKQAWSASAKEESNIPVHISDSKTQKDDPQRGGAKVIRRAGSAKVQPGCIYTNRKGTVIQPPSASKAKTFIQTQGKLMIPHPPPKPTSNIRSGKNKQMSHCQSVMPENSQNIIGYNCFNSTHLLPKEPNLNQWNQKRSPLLSDACSDLVTVIPSLPSYYSSECHTLPKTNHSNGAQMIAQQDGTLYCSQNSPVSEESYQSVTLKTMEEESVLLWKRGNNTLHQNERPTDSTVTRRKRIVGNKQRNIFAQKKQNPGSVRQKYSEQINFQIVLLSF